A region from the Triticum urartu cultivar G1812 chromosome 1, Tu2.1, whole genome shotgun sequence genome encodes:
- the LOC125547070 gene encoding protein RAFTIN 1B-like → MLATSRPLVAAASALPNSGLPRRTYTVQAIKPLGGGGGGYVACHSRAYPYAVYECHMMEGSSEEAYVVSIRGGSGLPTVDMAAVCHFDTSNWIPAHPAFKILGTHPGGSPVCHFLPYADLMFGVKMADNA, encoded by the coding sequence ATGCTGGCGACGAGCCGGCCCTTGGTCGCGGCGGCGTCCGCACTTCCCAACTCCGGCCTGCCGCGCCGCACGTACACTGTGCAGGCTATCAAGCCACtaggcggaggaggcggcggctaCGTGGCATGCCACAGCAGGGCTTACCCGTACGCTGTGTACGAGTGCCACATGATGGAGGGCTCGTCCGAGGAGGCGTACGTCGTCTCCATCCGCGGCGGCAGCGGCCTCCCTACCGTGGACATGGCGGCGGTGTGCCACTTCGACACCTCTAATTGGATCCCAGCTCACCCAGCCTTCAAGATCCTGGGCACCCACCCCGGCGGCTCGCCCGTGTGCCACTTTCTTCCCTACGCCGACCTCATGTTCGGCGTGAAGATGGCCGACAATGCATAG
- the LOC125546962 gene encoding BURP domain-containing protein 2-like has translation MASSAVLLLILMVVAATVHGHTHTPGGTPAALFWEAALPDSPMPESIAHLVQKGTDHSPLQQHHSAAMILPNACLGYSYRIICNSPAQQASSVEGLFFRESDMRVGRTMTVALPAFDPAPFLPRKAAERILFGNLADALDRFGITPGSQEAARVGETLSACREAPLAG, from the coding sequence ATGGCTTCTTCAGCCGTCCTGCTACTTATTCTGATGGTTGTGGCCGCGACGGTGCATGGCCACACCCATACCCCTGGAGGCACTCCGGCGGCACTGTTCTGGGAGGCGGCCCTCCCGGACTCGCCGATGCCCGAGTCCATCGCCCACCTCGTGCAGAAGGGCACCGATCACTCGCCGCTCCAGCAGCACCATTCTGCCGCCATGATCCTGCCCAACGCGTGCCTCGGCTACTCCTACAGGATCATATGCAATAGTCCTGCCCAACAGGCGTCGTCTGTGGAAGGCCTCTTCTTCCGCGAGTCCGACATGCGTGTGGGGCGCACCATGACGGTTGCCCTGCCGGCGTTCGACCCGGCGCCGTTCCTCCCGCGCAAAGCTGCCGAGAGGATTCTCTTCGGCAACCTCGCGGATGCCCTCGATAGGTTCGGCATCACGCCGGGCTCCCAAGAGGCGGCCCGGGTAGGGGAGACACTGAGCGCCTGCCGCGAGGCGCCTCTCGCCGGCTAA